A genomic segment from Triticum dicoccoides isolate Atlit2015 ecotype Zavitan chromosome 1A, WEW_v2.0, whole genome shotgun sequence encodes:
- the LOC119285683 gene encoding peroxidase 1-like: MACRAATMVALLLAAVAATCARAQLHDKFYSESCPSVEDVVRKEMVRALSLAPSLAGPLLRMHFHDCFVRGCDGSVLLDSANKTAEKDAQPNQTLRGFGFVERVKAAVEKACPDTVSCADILALIARDAVWLSKGPFWTVPLGRRDGSVSISNETDALPPPTSNFTVLTQLFAAVNLDAKDLVVLSAGHTIGTSHCFSFSDRLYNFTGLENPSDIDPSLEPQYMMRLKSKCASLNDNTTLVEMDPGSFKTFDTDYFKLVNKRRGLFHSDGALLTDPFTRAYVQRHATGAFMDEFFADFAASMIKMGNANPLTGSQGEIRKKCNVVNH; encoded by the exons ATGGCGTGTAGGGCTGCCACGATGGTGGCGCTGCTgctcgcggcggtggcggcgacgtgCGCGCGGGCGCAGCTGCACGACAAGTTCTACAGCGAGTCGTGCCCCAGCGTGGAGGACGTCGTGAGGAAGGAGATGGTGAGGGCGCTGTCACTGGCGCCCAGCCTCGCCGGGCCGCTCCTCCGGATGCacttccacgactgcttcgtcaGG GGGTGCGACGGCTCGGTTCTGCTAGACTCGGCCAACAAGACGGCGGAGAAGGACGCGCAGCCGAACCAGACGCTGCGAGGCTTCGGCTTTGTCGAGAGGGTGAAGGCCGCGGTGGAGAAGGCCTGCCCCGACaccgtctcctgcgccgacatccTCGCCCTCATTGCCAGGGACGCAGTATGGCTG AGCAAGGGTCCATTCTGGACAGTTCCTCTGGGCCGGCGAGACGGCAGCGTGTCCATTTCCAACGAGACCGACGCTCTGCCACCCCCGACCTCCAACTTCACCGTGCTCACCCAGCTCTTCGCCGCCGTGAACCTCGACGCAAAGGACCTTGTCGTCTTGTCCGCCGGGCACACCATCGGgacgtcgcactgcttctccttctCCGACCGGCTCTACAACTTCACCGGCTTGGAGAACCCCAGCGATATCGACCCCTCGCTGGAGCCGCAGTACATGATGCGGCTAAAGAGCAAGTGTGCCAGCCTCAACGACAACACCACCCTCGTGGAGATGGACCCCGGCAGCTTCAAGACCTTCGACACCGACTACTTCAAGCTGGTGAACAAGCGGAGGGGCCTCTTCCACTCTGACGGCGCCCTCCTCACCGACCCCTTCACCCGCGCCTACGTCCAGCGCCATGCCACCGGCGCCTTCATGGACGAGTTCTTCGCCGACTTTGCCGCCTCCATGATCAAGATGGGCAACGCCAACCCGCTCACCGGAAGCCAGGGCGAGATCAGGAAGAAGTGCAACGTGGTTAACCATTAA